GACGCAGCGGCTCGTGGTCGATAATATTCACAAAAGGattgtctctctctcatcaatgCATGCATTAATTCGGCGGATGTGGTAGGGGCCCTCGATCAATAAGATGCGCGAAAGGTAGTCTCTCTCTTGCTGGTATGAAAACACACAACGAAAgtcaaaaaatagaagaaagaagagttcttgcacgtccgttgtctctccctcattaatgcatgcgcatgcatGCACAAATTCCGCGAACGTGCAGATTCTAGAGGAACCCTTAGAGAAGCAAACGAGCCCatgaaataatattatataatatgctctctctcaagTGTGGGTTGTCGGGAGAAACAACGAGAAATTTGCTGAAGGAGGAAGCAAATAACaaacaagaaaagtcaaaagttgtgGCTATCCTATAGAAGGGAGGGACAAGTAGCCGTATAAGAAGCTCCaagcatgaagaagaaataaccatCCAACGTCCATTTTCTCCCCCCTCATTAATGCCTGCACATGCACGCATTAAATTGGGGACGTGAAAATTCTATAGACACCTGCAAGAAGatggactaacatttttataatgTTATCCTTGCTGAAGAAAGCAGATCGGTGGAAAAAAAGAACCGAACGTGAACAACAAGGAAAAGTTACGGCTGCTTCCTGGTCACCTGTTCACACCAAAGTCGGTTGTTGCCTATAAATAAGCAAGGATCCTCGGCTTAAAAGAAGGAAGGGGGAGAGGAACGAAAAAAATTCCCTTGAGAGGATTGTGAGAGCTATTAAAAAAGAGAGCCCGTGTGGAGACTCACGAGTTGAGAGAAAAGGGGATTAAAAAAGGAGAGACTCTCGtcgagagaaagaagaaaagatgaagtcggggaggagattaaaaaaaaaaagaagagtgtCGAGAGAGCTAAAAGAAATATTCATTGTGAAGGGGCTTCTCCTTCggacaagaaaaaatgaagtcGGGGAAGGatattaaaataaagagatGAATAGAGAGTCTGtcgaaaaccaaaaagaaggtgaagtgagagaaaaaaaaagtgaccgaacagcagaaaaaaataaaagaaaatagagaagacAAGAccccctactgttcatcttctccaaaagTTCTTCGCTCCTGGATTTCCACGGTTTCTGCTCCTACGCCGTTCGACCTCAGCAGCAAAACTCCGCCCAGCcgcaccaccgccaccgccactctGCCGGCCATCCCCCTGTGCGAGCACCACCCACGAGCTCACACCGCCGTTCGTCACCCCTCGCTGTCGCCGTGACGACCCGCGGCTTCCGATCCCTTCGGCGTCTTCCATTCCTCGCAGCTCGTCACCGCGCCGAGCCCCACTCACCCGTCGCCGGCCTCAACCCGACGACCCACGACTGCTCGCCTTCACCCGCAGCGCCCGACgctccctccgcctccgccgctgccGTCGCTCGCCTTCATCGCGCCCGCCAGCCTCCGCCGCAACTCGCGCCGACTGCGATGACCCGACGCCCAGCAAACCGCGCCCGACGCCCGCAACCCGCACCACCTTCGCCCGCCGGTCGCGCGGTGCATCTCCACCCGTCTCGCAACCAACCGCGCCGCACCTCCGCCCCGACGCCGCGCCACCGCCCGGACGTCCGCAAGCCTGCTCCACCCGTCGCCGCGCCTCCCCGTCTTCGCCGGCCCGAGCTGCACGCCGCTGCTCCTTCCCGCAGTACACCAGCGACGACAAGCCGTGTCAAGCACCACCAGCCACGACCCCCTCGTCCCGAGCTCGGCCGACTCGACCCCGGCCCGCTCGGCTCCGCCGAGTCCACCAGCCCTCCTTCCCGAGTTGCTGCGCCCGAGCAGCCCCACAAAGCCCGTGACGAGCTTGACCGAAGCTGCCGTGGCCTTGCAACCGCCACGGCCCTACCCCGACGCGAACCGCCGTTCGTGAAATTTTGGCGCGGATCCAAAtaaggtagttttctttaaccatatttcttttaaatattattatataaattgaaatgtttgatGTTAATTGAGGTTTTAGGCATTACCTAATAGGATATTATTGGTAAAAATCAccataattattaatttggttcgTAAGATTTCGgaccattttttaattatgttgattttgatgatatcttggctttaaaatcattataattattaagttgatccgagagacttcggattaattttttaattattttgattttctttttgtggtgatgtttaggaataaaataatcgttaatttaatccgtgagacaacggattatttttcaattattttaatccttcatttgatgaatatcctCAGTGAGTTGGGTATAATGCTTATTTGGTAATTGTTTGTTTtggaaaacactaaaaaaatcaatcaaatcctgCATCGGAATATGATAGCTtcataaattaggattgcattttgcACGCCATGATATATATAGGGCTTCATGATAgtattattttgtttgaatatgattgcaaaattttggaatagattaggagaggatctaaataattttttaaatagggTTTTACATTATGtttgcatattttaataatctcattaaaaaaaaaaattcttaaatagGATAGGTCACATGTTTAGAATTTATCtagttagattttttaataGATTGCATGTTACGACTATTTAATTAAGATGAGTTTCTGAATTAAAATgggatttaatctaaattatttcctaaCTTGAGTAGGATAACTTGTCAAGTTTGGTAGTCaattttcagtaattatttcgaatttcaaaaagaaaaaaaaacatcatgtACATGTTATATAGGtaagttttcattttaaaacaagagaaaacccaaaaatatatatatagttgcTTGCCTTATTGTGTTTAATTCCtcaatgttttttttcctttttgaatgtTATCTTTAATGtttgtgcacccgtatgatcactttagtgttttaggctaaaatcaattcaagctgcctgcaaaacatttttctgaaataaaagagaaaaggtaccgaaagggcgttagagaaatctagcgtaatcaagtccccgaactcatttaatctctggttcgtaggagtaaagtaattctcccattactttacttgggtttctaatcgacccaccaaaaaatagattagtggcgactccaggATAAAAATCATCTGCatgttaaaaactcaaaccttaagtcgcgaattggtatgggcttgggagagcccgagttaagtctaggcttaacaatccattagccgaacccttaggtggtccaacccgcttcatggggaggtcgcgacactaaggttcaattttttttttcaaattaccaACTGTTCTTgtatatgaccaaaaaaaaaatatttttatcacttacaaattttcatttacttttcttACCAACAGcttaaattttctaatattaaataaaattactaaCCTTTTTTAAGTGtctttccaactttttttccgATTAAGGttataattaattttgagttaCCAACTCTCACTTGAGTTGGCTTAAATTACTAACCTAGAAATCCGTTAGCTTTTCCTTAGTAATTCACTTTGAGAAAAGTCGCAACATGAATTACGAACTTTTTCCCAATTGAATCATCAGCTAGTCTTAGCTTGTTAGCTTTTGTTAGAGTTGCTTATCAGCCCTAATCCATTAGCATTTCTTTGGCAAATTGAAAAACAATGTTGGTAAGCAACTCTAATGCTGACTAAACCGCCATGTTATcaataaacaattaaaaattatctacatcagtGCATAATACGTCACGTAGGACGGTTAGTACTTACTAGACcaccacgttagcaatttcctatcaaaattagttagaaaaaCTACATTggtaatttgataaaaaatttagaactcaattggcaagtccttaaaaagtttaagactaatttggcataattaaaaattttagaactaaattagcaaattgcCAAACCATTTATGACtatattggtaaaattgaaatgtttaggatgGAATTGATCgccgtacaataagtttatgattttttggataattttccattTATAAGTGTAAGGAAAAGCCTTGCCCTTCGAGTTAGCTTTTGAAGTGATAGAGATCCAAGACCACCCAATATTGATATCAAAGCTCAAGTTACCATAAATCTAGGCCCAACAATCACACAGGAGACATGTGTTAGTATTGCTCCAATCCCCCACATCAGTTGTGGAAGGATTGATGTTTAGTTTataagtatgagaaaaaatctctctctttcaattaGTTTTTAGGGTGAGAGATGCCCAAAACTACCTAACAAATAGGTTCATGGGCAAGAAAGGGAGGTTGAAAGGTGTTGTTGGTTGGGAAAATGGAGGGACTGTTATATTGGAGTATTCCCATATTGTTAATGGAAAAAGCTAGTGATCAATTTATAAGTGTGAGGGAAAATTTCACCCTTTGAGCTATATTTGTGATGAGAGAAGCCcaaaatcatcaaatatatcaaGTCTATACGAAGCTTGTTTTCATGGGTTGAAGCAAAGGGTTTCACTTGCAAGCAGAGGTTGAATCATCTCCTCTTGCATGGGTAGAAAAATAAGGCATGCCTTAGAATTGCCTATCTATGGGAAACCTAATAGATTGGAAGCTAGCTGGTTCATGGACATCTGCGAGGAAGTTCCGAACATGAAGTGAGCGCGGGGCATCAACCCCATCCCTTACATGCAAAAAGTGGGATTAAGCAGAAAGTGAcgtttctccttctttttccctttcgcTTTTTGGTTTGAAGCAGAAGttgatgttcttttctttttctcttctttttcgtttttggtTCGACGTAGAAAGTGGTAGTTTTGACTTGCTGGTACTTTCACCTAATTTTGTTGGATTTCATCTAATAAATCTTGACTTGCCGACAGCCACTATGCCACGTGAATCTCGTCAAAAGTGGATATTTCACAAATTGAAGAGTGTTTCCCTGAGGGCAGCAAGTTGCCACTCCCGACCCGAATGACCTGTAATGATTATCTCTTATCTTATCTCGCTTTTCTCAAGCAGAAATCACAATATATGTCAACTCGTGATCCATCATTAATCGCTAATGCTAAATGCCAAAAACACAAGAAGCATGGCTATTCGAGCTCCTAGCACAAGCtgccttccttctcctctccaCCGCGGGCGACGACCCTCGGTCCTGCTCTTCAAATTCCCTCGCCCCACCCCCTCCTACTCCATTGCCGATGTCGCAACCACTGCGGGAATTCGGCGCATCAGCTGCGTTGATCCGAATACTAATGAGCAGTCACCAGTCGCTAGGCGTTCGGCAAATTACATGCCAAGCGTTTGGGATTACGACATTCTGAAGTCGCTAAGTGTGGATTTTGCGGTCGGTCTTGATATGTTCTCTTGCTTATCATGAATACCTTGCGAAGCTTTTCAATTACTCAAAGCTTACGAGAAGGCCATAATATGCTTAAATTCTTTATGAGCTTAAAAATGTGAAATCAAATTGTAGGAGGAGAGATGTACAGAGCCAGTCCAGAGGATGAAGGAAGAGGTGAAGGACACATTGGAGAGGGAGAATCATTTGTTGGCGAAGCTCGAGCTCATCGATGCAATTCAAAGGCTTGGTTTGCAGTACCATTTCGAGAACGACATCAAAAGGGCATTACAAGTTATTCACGATGATTCAAATGATGCTTGTTTCTCAAATGATCTCCACTCGACCGCCCTTCGATTTAGACTTCTTAGACAACATGGCTATGATTTATCTCAAGGtataatgtttttttattttccatctcATCCCATTTATAACCTTTAATTCATGAAAGGTTTATTAAGATAGTTTCAGAGAAAAAATCGGCCTCTAGactgaaataaaattttcatcctcaaatatattaaaataattacatCTTGAAAGAGACTAAACTTCAATATAAAAAGCTAGGATGCGTAGTTTGACCGAATCTTCATTAAGTCTCCTTTTACAGATATATAATCCAAGAAAGGGGTTCACAATAATTGTAATCCCATTATTTGGTCGGTGTATTACATATACTAGTTACAATCGTTTGTCTACTGACTTCAATTTAAGCGATTACAAACTTGGCTTATATTAAGTTACCAACTAATTGTGCATCACAAACTCTTATTTAAGTTAGTTACAATCGTTTGTTTAGTCTTATTCGAATTAATATATCCTCTtatctaaacaaaaaaaaaatattatttgttttattgGACATATAGATGCGTTTCAAAGGTTTATTAACAAGACGGGTACCTTTGAGGAATCACTCAAGAAGGATGTGAAGGGACTTCTAGGTCTTTACGAAGCTTCTTTTCATGGATTGGAAGGTGAAAACATACTGGATGAAGCTCAGGATTTCGCTTCTAAGCATCTGAAGAATCTAAACCTCAATGAAATTCCAACTTGTTTGGCTAAACAAGTGCTCCATGCATTAGATATGCCTATCCGCTGGAGGCCAAACAGGTTGGAGGCTCGATGGTTCATGGACATGTACGGGAAACAGCAAGACATGATCCCCTCTTTGCTACGATTGGCTAAATTAGACTTCAATTTAGTGCAGACAATCCACAGAAAGGAAGTAAGCAATCTGGCAAGGTATTAACAAGCACTCTGTAGTTTATAGATGCAATCTGGCAACGTATGAGtgcatttttattgactaagTCATCATATGACAACTGTTTCAGGTGGTGGGTTGAACTTGGGGCAAACAATATGACCTTCTCTAGGGATAGGTTAGTGGAAAACTATTTTTGGAGCTGTTTAATGGTTTTTGAGCCTCAATACACAGCTTATAGAGAAATGACGACAAAGATCGGTTGTATGGTGACACTTATCGATGACGTTTATGATGTATATGGAACGCTGGAAGAGCTTGTGCTGTTAACAGATTTCATTGTCAGGTTTGTGTAAAATTACCACCATCATCATTTTTCCTTGTAACTATTATCACCAAGATAAAAGATAGGGAATTAATTAGTCTCCAAATGCGATGGATAAATCATATGTTTTGAAATAAATTCTTTAATGTGTTTTGGACATATATCATGTTTTTATGTAagcttgtttttccttttgggctAATAAAGTAAGGATGTGCACTATTTGCATTGTTATTATTAAAAGTATATCAAGTGGCAGTTAAAGATAcaagattgtttttttttttggttgaaatataAAATCGCTAAAATAGTGGCAACTTATCTAGGTGGGACATCACAAATATTGATAACCTTCCTCCAACAATTAGGAATAGTTTCATGGCCTTGTACAACACGACCAATGAAATTGGGCATTGGACAATGAGAGAGCAAGGAATCAATCCCATTCCTTACATGCGAAAAGCGGTAATCTCTGCTTGCTAAACCTTTCAACTAGTAATTTCTAGATTGTGTTGGACAACTTATTTTTCTACTGAAAACCGTCTGAAAAGTTCTAAATGTATTGTacttttgtcaaattagtcATAAACACTTTAATTGTGCCAActaagtcataaatattttcatgttttgtcaattgagttcacctaatcaattttag
This region of Eucalyptus grandis isolate ANBG69807.140 chromosome 8, ASM1654582v1, whole genome shotgun sequence genomic DNA includes:
- the LOC104439985 gene encoding myrcene synthase, chloroplastic-like isoform X3 yields the protein MLNAKNTRSMAIRAPSTSCLPSPLHRGRRPSVLLFKFPRPTPSYSIADVATTAGIRRISCVDPNTNEQSPVARRSANYMPSVWDYDILKSLSVDFAEERCTEPVQRMKEEVKDTLERENHLLAKLELIDAIQRLGLQYHFENDIKRALQVIHDDSNDACFSNDLHSTALRFRLLRQHGYDLSQDAFQRFINKTGTFEESLKKDVKGLLGLYEASFHGLEGENILDEAQDFASKHLKNLNLNEIPTCLAKQVLHALDMPIRWRPNRLEARWFMDMYGKQQDMIPSLLRLAKLDFNLVQTIHRKEVSNLARWWVELGANNMTFSRDRLVENYFWSCLMVFEPQYTAYREMTTKIGCMVTLIDDVYDVYGTLEELVLLTDFIVRAYIKEVHWYNEGIKPTLKEYMSNAVDSIGGLIMLLHSYFLTTDNLTKEGLDYMSKIPRIMHCSAKILRLNDDLGTSSYELARGDNFKALECYMNETGASTEAAQQHIKHLVRETWKTMNKDVFEDYPFPGFKPFLGACLNLARASQCFYQYGDGHGLPGHETRDHIVSTLFKPVPLD
- the LOC104439985 gene encoding monoterpene synthase-like isoform X1; translated protein: MLNAKNTRSMAIRAPSTSCLPSPLHRGRRPSVLLFKFPRPTPSYSIADVATTAGIRRISCVDPNTNEQSPVARRSANYMPSVWDYDILKSLSVDFAEERCTEPVQRMKEEVKDTLERENHLLAKLELIDAIQRLGLQYHFENDIKRALQVIHDDSNDACFSNDLHSTALRFRLLRQHGYDLSQDAFQRFINKTGTFEESLKKDVKGLLGLYEASFHGLEGENILDEAQDFASKHLKNLNLNEIPTCLAKQVLHALDMPIRWRPNRLEARWFMDMYGKQQDMIPSLLRLAKLDFNLVQTIHRKEVSNLARWWVELGANNMTFSRDRLVENYFWSCLMVFEPQYTAYREMTTKIGCMVTLIDDVYDVYGTLEELVLLTDFIVRWDITNIDNLPPTIRNSFMALYNTTNEIGHWTMREQGINPIPYMRKAWADECRAYIKEVHWYNEGIKPTLKEYMSNAVDSIGGLIMLLHSYFLTTDNLTKEGLDYMSKIPRIMHCSAKILRLNDDLGTSSYELARGDNFKALECYMNETGASTEAAQQHIKHLVRETWKTMNKDVFEDYPFPGFKPFLGACLNLARASQCFYQYGDGHGLPGHETRDHIVSTLFKPVPLD
- the LOC104439985 gene encoding monoterpene synthase-like isoform X2 → MLNAKNTRSMAIRAPSTSCLPSPLHRGRRPSVLLFKFPRPTPSYSIADVATTAGIRRISCVDPNTNEQSPVARRSANYMPSVWDYDILKSLSVDFAEERCTEPVQRMKEEVKDTLERENHLLAKLELIDAIQRLGLQYHFENDIKRALQVIHDDSNDACFSNDLHSTALRFRLLRQHGYDLSQGENILDEAQDFASKHLKNLNLNEIPTCLAKQVLHALDMPIRWRPNRLEARWFMDMYGKQQDMIPSLLRLAKLDFNLVQTIHRKEVSNLARWWVELGANNMTFSRDRLVENYFWSCLMVFEPQYTAYREMTTKIGCMVTLIDDVYDVYGTLEELVLLTDFIVRWDITNIDNLPPTIRNSFMALYNTTNEIGHWTMREQGINPIPYMRKAWADECRAYIKEVHWYNEGIKPTLKEYMSNAVDSIGGLIMLLHSYFLTTDNLTKEGLDYMSKIPRIMHCSAKILRLNDDLGTSSYELARGDNFKALECYMNETGASTEAAQQHIKHLVRETWKTMNKDVFEDYPFPGFKPFLGACLNLARASQCFYQYGDGHGLPGHETRDHIVSTLFKPVPLD
- the LOC104439985 gene encoding monoterpene synthase-like isoform X4, yielding MLNAKNTRSMAIRAPSTSCLPSPLHRGRRPSVLLFKFPRPTPSYSIADVATTAGIRRISCVDPNTNEQSPVARRSANYMPSVWDYDILKSLSVDFAEERCTEPVQRMKEEVKDTLERENHLLAKLELIDAIQRLGLQYHFENDIKRALQVIHDDSNDACFSNDLHSTALRFRLLRQHGYDLSQDAFQRFINKTGTFEESLKKDVKGLLGLYEASFHGLEGENILDEAQDFASKHLKNLNLNEIPTCLAKQVLHALDMPIRWRPNRLEARWFMDMYGKQQDMIPSLLRLAKLDFNLVQTIHRKEVSNLARWWVELGANNMTFSRDRLVENYFWSCLMVFEPQYTAYREMTTKIGCMVTLIDDVYDVYGTLEELVLLTDFIVRWDITNIDNLPPTIRNSFMALYNTTNEIGHWTMREQGINPIPYMRKAWADECRAYIKEVHWYNEGIKPTLKEYMSNAVDSIGGLIMLLHSYFLTTDNLTKEGLDYMSKIPRIMHCSAKILRLNDDLV